A single Vigna radiata var. radiata cultivar VC1973A chromosome 8, Vradiata_ver6, whole genome shotgun sequence DNA region contains:
- the LOC106770672 gene encoding putative receptor-like protein kinase At4g00960 isoform X2, producing the protein MVSPRVLSFLFLLFTLTSQANAKPEYPYSVCITEGGEYAPDSTYQTNLHTVLSRIISDTQIDYGFYNSSYGQDSDRVYATALCRGDVTPHTCLTCLNNSRLLLLKQCPRQKRAVGGYGECMLHYSYRSVLGYYDSDFRVYLRSETNVTDWDQYSYVLKKLLPILKVKAATTDSNLNRKYASGNATGPDSQTVYAAVQCAPDLTEAECNDCLGGAISELPKCCNSRSGGVVIKFRKKQQITSCHREMRCAYCCLFWVADLYLHLFRSEEANKTFSEVGTNNFSDANKIGQGGFGRVYKGKLFNEQEVAIKRLCSISGQGDTEFKNEVFLMSRLQHRNLVRLLGFCFEKEERLLVYEFLPNKSLDNFLFDPIKRAHLDWKTRYKIIEGIARGLLYLHEDSQQRIIHRDLKLSNILLDADLNPKISDFGFARLFNVDQTQVKASKIAGTYGYMAPEYARHGKLSTKLDVFSFGVILLEIVSGQKNGGFRNGENVEHLLSFAWTNWRNGRAANIIDPTLNNALGDEIVRCIHIGLLCVQEKVADRPTMASVVLMLDSHSFALPVPLQPAYFMITRCSSVYQFSEFGCLETGSNEQKIDSADASTNEASISSLYPR; encoded by the exons ATGGTCTCTCCGAGagttctttctttcctttttctactCTTTACTCTCACATCTCAGGCTAATGCGAAGCCAGAATATCCATACTCTGTTTGCATCACAGAAGGTGGAGAGTATGCCCCTGATAGCACCTACCAGACCAACCTTCACACTGTTCTTTCAAGGATTATTTCCGACACCCAGATTGACTATGGCTTCTACAACTCCTCCTATGGCCAAGATTCTGATAGAGTCTACGCAACTGCCCTTTGCAGAGGAGATGTCACCCCACACACTTGCCTCACTTGCCTCAACAATTCTCGTTTACTTCTCCTAAAACAGTGTCCCCGTCAAAAACGTGCAGTGGGAGGATATGGTGAATGCATGTTGCACTATTCATATCGCTCAGTATTAGGTTACTATGATTCTGATTTCCGGGTCTACTTGCGTAGTGAAACCAATGTAACAGACTGGGATCAGTACAGTTATGTGCTGAAGAAGTTGCTGCCAATACTAAAAGTGAAAGCTGCGACAACTGATTCCAACTTGAATCGCAAATATGCTTCTGGAAATGCAACAGGTCCGGATTCTCAAACTGTATATGCTGCTGTTCAGTGTGCACCAGACTTGACAGAGGCAGAATGCAATGACTGCTTGGGTGGCGCTATTTCAGAATTACCAAAATGTTGTAATAGCAGATCCGGTGGAGTGGTTATTAAATTCAG GAAAAAGCAGCAAATTACAAGCTGTCATCGCGAAATGCGTTGTGCCTATTGTTGTCTTTTTTGGGTTGCTGATCTTTATTTGCATCTATTTAGGAGTGAGGAAGCCAACAAAACATTTTCAGA AGTCGGTACAAACAACTTCTCCGACGCAAACAAGATTGGACAAGGTGGATTTGGACGTGTTTACAAG GGGAAGCTGTTCAATGAACAAGAAGTAGCAATCAAAAGGTTATGTAGCATCTCTGGTCAAGGAGATACTGAATTCAAGAATGAAGTGTTTTTGATGTCAAGGCTTCAACACAGAAATTTAGTAAGGCTCCTTGGTTTctgttttgaaaaagaagaacgTCTCCTTGTCTATGAGTTTCTTCCCAATAAAAGCCTTGACAACTTCTTATTTG ATCCCATCAAGCGCGCACATTTGGATTGGAAAACACGCTACAAAATAATTGAAGGCATTGCACGCGGCCTTCTATATCTTCATGAGGATTCTCAGCAGAGGATTATTCACCGTGATCTCAAATTGAGTAATATTCTTTTAGATGCAGATTTGAATCCAAAAATTTCAGATTTTGGCTTTGCAAGACTTTTTAATGTGGATCAAACTCAGGTTAAAGCAAGTAAAATTGCTGGAACCTA CGGATACATGGCACCTGAGTATGCAAGACATGGAAAACTCTCAACGAAGTTAGATGTATTTAGTTTTGGTGTAATACTACTAGAGATTGTAAGTGGTCAAAAGAATGGTGGATTCCGAAATGGAGAGAATGTGGAGCATCTACTAAGCTTT GCTTGGACAAACTGGAGGAATGGGAGAGCAGCTAATATTATAGATCCCACCTTAAATAATGCTTTGGGAGATGAAATAGTGAGATGCATTCACATTGGATTACTTTGTGTTCAAGAAAAGGTTGCTGATAGACCAACAATGGCTTCGGTGGTCCTTATGCTTGATAGCCACTCTTTCGCTCTACCAGTTCCATTGCAACCTGCCTATTTTATGATTACTAGATGTTCATCGGTCTACCAGTTCTCGGAGTTCGGTTGTTTGGAAACAGGATCAAATGAACAGAAAATTGACTCTGCTGATGCATCCACAAACGAGGCTTCAATTAGTAGTTTATATCCTCgttaa
- the LOC106770672 gene encoding putative receptor-like protein kinase At4g00960 isoform X1 — MVSPRVLSFLFLLFTLTSQANAKPEYPYSVCITEGGEYAPDSTYQTNLHTVLSRIISDTQIDYGFYNSSYGQDSDRVYATALCRGDVTPHTCLTCLNNSRLLLLKQCPRQKRAVGGYGECMLHYSYRSVLGYYDSDFRVYLRSETNVTDWDQYSYVLKKLLPILKVKAATTDSNLNRKYASGNATGPDSQTVYAAVQCAPDLTEAECNDCLGGAISELPKCCNSRSGGVVIKFRCNFRYENFSFYEPMADTQTLQLSPQGSPSPPSPSPFTTKNSPESTYHGKSSKLQAVIAKCVVPIVVFFGLLIFICIYLGVRKPTKHFQSEAKADKESLLINFDTIRVGTNNFSDANKIGQGGFGRVYKGKLFNEQEVAIKRLCSISGQGDTEFKNEVFLMSRLQHRNLVRLLGFCFEKEERLLVYEFLPNKSLDNFLFDPIKRAHLDWKTRYKIIEGIARGLLYLHEDSQQRIIHRDLKLSNILLDADLNPKISDFGFARLFNVDQTQVKASKIAGTYGYMAPEYARHGKLSTKLDVFSFGVILLEIVSGQKNGGFRNGENVEHLLSFAWTNWRNGRAANIIDPTLNNALGDEIVRCIHIGLLCVQEKVADRPTMASVVLMLDSHSFALPVPLQPAYFMITRCSSVYQFSEFGCLETGSNEQKIDSADASTNEASISSLYPR, encoded by the exons ATGGTCTCTCCGAGagttctttctttcctttttctactCTTTACTCTCACATCTCAGGCTAATGCGAAGCCAGAATATCCATACTCTGTTTGCATCACAGAAGGTGGAGAGTATGCCCCTGATAGCACCTACCAGACCAACCTTCACACTGTTCTTTCAAGGATTATTTCCGACACCCAGATTGACTATGGCTTCTACAACTCCTCCTATGGCCAAGATTCTGATAGAGTCTACGCAACTGCCCTTTGCAGAGGAGATGTCACCCCACACACTTGCCTCACTTGCCTCAACAATTCTCGTTTACTTCTCCTAAAACAGTGTCCCCGTCAAAAACGTGCAGTGGGAGGATATGGTGAATGCATGTTGCACTATTCATATCGCTCAGTATTAGGTTACTATGATTCTGATTTCCGGGTCTACTTGCGTAGTGAAACCAATGTAACAGACTGGGATCAGTACAGTTATGTGCTGAAGAAGTTGCTGCCAATACTAAAAGTGAAAGCTGCGACAACTGATTCCAACTTGAATCGCAAATATGCTTCTGGAAATGCAACAGGTCCGGATTCTCAAACTGTATATGCTGCTGTTCAGTGTGCACCAGACTTGACAGAGGCAGAATGCAATGACTGCTTGGGTGGCGCTATTTCAGAATTACCAAAATGTTGTAATAGCAGATCCGGTGGAGTGGTTATTAAATTCAGGTGTAATTTCAGATACGAGAACTTCAGTTTTTATGAGCCTATGGCTGACACACAAACGCTACAGTTGTCACCACAAGGATCTCCATCTCCTCCTTCCCCTTCACCATTCACCACTAAAAATTCCCCAGAGAGTACTTATCATG GAAAAAGCAGCAAATTACAAGCTGTCATCGCGAAATGCGTTGTGCCTATTGTTGTCTTTTTTGGGTTGCTGATCTTTATTTGCATCTATTTAGGAGTGAGGAAGCCAACAAAACATTTTCAGA GTGAAGCTAAGGCTGATAAAGAGTCGTTACTAATAAACTTTGACACCATCAGAGTCGGTACAAACAACTTCTCCGACGCAAACAAGATTGGACAAGGTGGATTTGGACGTGTTTACAAG GGGAAGCTGTTCAATGAACAAGAAGTAGCAATCAAAAGGTTATGTAGCATCTCTGGTCAAGGAGATACTGAATTCAAGAATGAAGTGTTTTTGATGTCAAGGCTTCAACACAGAAATTTAGTAAGGCTCCTTGGTTTctgttttgaaaaagaagaacgTCTCCTTGTCTATGAGTTTCTTCCCAATAAAAGCCTTGACAACTTCTTATTTG ATCCCATCAAGCGCGCACATTTGGATTGGAAAACACGCTACAAAATAATTGAAGGCATTGCACGCGGCCTTCTATATCTTCATGAGGATTCTCAGCAGAGGATTATTCACCGTGATCTCAAATTGAGTAATATTCTTTTAGATGCAGATTTGAATCCAAAAATTTCAGATTTTGGCTTTGCAAGACTTTTTAATGTGGATCAAACTCAGGTTAAAGCAAGTAAAATTGCTGGAACCTA CGGATACATGGCACCTGAGTATGCAAGACATGGAAAACTCTCAACGAAGTTAGATGTATTTAGTTTTGGTGTAATACTACTAGAGATTGTAAGTGGTCAAAAGAATGGTGGATTCCGAAATGGAGAGAATGTGGAGCATCTACTAAGCTTT GCTTGGACAAACTGGAGGAATGGGAGAGCAGCTAATATTATAGATCCCACCTTAAATAATGCTTTGGGAGATGAAATAGTGAGATGCATTCACATTGGATTACTTTGTGTTCAAGAAAAGGTTGCTGATAGACCAACAATGGCTTCGGTGGTCCTTATGCTTGATAGCCACTCTTTCGCTCTACCAGTTCCATTGCAACCTGCCTATTTTATGATTACTAGATGTTCATCGGTCTACCAGTTCTCGGAGTTCGGTTGTTTGGAAACAGGATCAAATGAACAGAAAATTGACTCTGCTGATGCATCCACAAACGAGGCTTCAATTAGTAGTTTATATCCTCgttaa
- the LOC106770672 gene encoding putative receptor-like protein kinase At4g00960 isoform X3, protein MTAWVALFQNYQNVVIADPVEWLLNSGKSSKLQAVIAKCVVPIVVFFGLLIFICIYLGVRKPTKHFQSEAKADKESLLINFDTIRVGTNNFSDANKIGQGGFGRVYKGKLFNEQEVAIKRLCSISGQGDTEFKNEVFLMSRLQHRNLVRLLGFCFEKEERLLVYEFLPNKSLDNFLFDPIKRAHLDWKTRYKIIEGIARGLLYLHEDSQQRIIHRDLKLSNILLDADLNPKISDFGFARLFNVDQTQVKASKIAGTYGYMAPEYARHGKLSTKLDVFSFGVILLEIVSGQKNGGFRNGENVEHLLSFAWTNWRNGRAANIIDPTLNNALGDEIVRCIHIGLLCVQEKVADRPTMASVVLMLDSHSFALPVPLQPAYFMITRCSSVYQFSEFGCLETGSNEQKIDSADASTNEASISSLYPR, encoded by the exons ATGACTGCTTGGGTGGCGCTATTTCAGAATTACCAAAATGTTGTAATAGCAGATCCGGTGGAGTGGTTATTAAATTCAG GAAAAAGCAGCAAATTACAAGCTGTCATCGCGAAATGCGTTGTGCCTATTGTTGTCTTTTTTGGGTTGCTGATCTTTATTTGCATCTATTTAGGAGTGAGGAAGCCAACAAAACATTTTCAGA GTGAAGCTAAGGCTGATAAAGAGTCGTTACTAATAAACTTTGACACCATCAGAGTCGGTACAAACAACTTCTCCGACGCAAACAAGATTGGACAAGGTGGATTTGGACGTGTTTACAAG GGGAAGCTGTTCAATGAACAAGAAGTAGCAATCAAAAGGTTATGTAGCATCTCTGGTCAAGGAGATACTGAATTCAAGAATGAAGTGTTTTTGATGTCAAGGCTTCAACACAGAAATTTAGTAAGGCTCCTTGGTTTctgttttgaaaaagaagaacgTCTCCTTGTCTATGAGTTTCTTCCCAATAAAAGCCTTGACAACTTCTTATTTG ATCCCATCAAGCGCGCACATTTGGATTGGAAAACACGCTACAAAATAATTGAAGGCATTGCACGCGGCCTTCTATATCTTCATGAGGATTCTCAGCAGAGGATTATTCACCGTGATCTCAAATTGAGTAATATTCTTTTAGATGCAGATTTGAATCCAAAAATTTCAGATTTTGGCTTTGCAAGACTTTTTAATGTGGATCAAACTCAGGTTAAAGCAAGTAAAATTGCTGGAACCTA CGGATACATGGCACCTGAGTATGCAAGACATGGAAAACTCTCAACGAAGTTAGATGTATTTAGTTTTGGTGTAATACTACTAGAGATTGTAAGTGGTCAAAAGAATGGTGGATTCCGAAATGGAGAGAATGTGGAGCATCTACTAAGCTTT GCTTGGACAAACTGGAGGAATGGGAGAGCAGCTAATATTATAGATCCCACCTTAAATAATGCTTTGGGAGATGAAATAGTGAGATGCATTCACATTGGATTACTTTGTGTTCAAGAAAAGGTTGCTGATAGACCAACAATGGCTTCGGTGGTCCTTATGCTTGATAGCCACTCTTTCGCTCTACCAGTTCCATTGCAACCTGCCTATTTTATGATTACTAGATGTTCATCGGTCTACCAGTTCTCGGAGTTCGGTTGTTTGGAAACAGGATCAAATGAACAGAAAATTGACTCTGCTGATGCATCCACAAACGAGGCTTCAATTAGTAGTTTATATCCTCgttaa
- the LOC106770672 gene encoding cysteine-rich receptor-like protein kinase 10 isoform X4, translating into MRCAYCCLFWVADLYLHLFRSEEANKTFSEVGTNNFSDANKIGQGGFGRVYKGKLFNEQEVAIKRLCSISGQGDTEFKNEVFLMSRLQHRNLVRLLGFCFEKEERLLVYEFLPNKSLDNFLFDPIKRAHLDWKTRYKIIEGIARGLLYLHEDSQQRIIHRDLKLSNILLDADLNPKISDFGFARLFNVDQTQVKASKIAGTYGYMAPEYARHGKLSTKLDVFSFGVILLEIVSGQKNGGFRNGENVEHLLSFAWTNWRNGRAANIIDPTLNNALGDEIVRCIHIGLLCVQEKVADRPTMASVVLMLDSHSFALPVPLQPAYFMITRCSSVYQFSEFGCLETGSNEQKIDSADASTNEASISSLYPR; encoded by the exons ATGCGTTGTGCCTATTGTTGTCTTTTTTGGGTTGCTGATCTTTATTTGCATCTATTTAGGAGTGAGGAAGCCAACAAAACATTTTCAGA AGTCGGTACAAACAACTTCTCCGACGCAAACAAGATTGGACAAGGTGGATTTGGACGTGTTTACAAG GGGAAGCTGTTCAATGAACAAGAAGTAGCAATCAAAAGGTTATGTAGCATCTCTGGTCAAGGAGATACTGAATTCAAGAATGAAGTGTTTTTGATGTCAAGGCTTCAACACAGAAATTTAGTAAGGCTCCTTGGTTTctgttttgaaaaagaagaacgTCTCCTTGTCTATGAGTTTCTTCCCAATAAAAGCCTTGACAACTTCTTATTTG ATCCCATCAAGCGCGCACATTTGGATTGGAAAACACGCTACAAAATAATTGAAGGCATTGCACGCGGCCTTCTATATCTTCATGAGGATTCTCAGCAGAGGATTATTCACCGTGATCTCAAATTGAGTAATATTCTTTTAGATGCAGATTTGAATCCAAAAATTTCAGATTTTGGCTTTGCAAGACTTTTTAATGTGGATCAAACTCAGGTTAAAGCAAGTAAAATTGCTGGAACCTA CGGATACATGGCACCTGAGTATGCAAGACATGGAAAACTCTCAACGAAGTTAGATGTATTTAGTTTTGGTGTAATACTACTAGAGATTGTAAGTGGTCAAAAGAATGGTGGATTCCGAAATGGAGAGAATGTGGAGCATCTACTAAGCTTT GCTTGGACAAACTGGAGGAATGGGAGAGCAGCTAATATTATAGATCCCACCTTAAATAATGCTTTGGGAGATGAAATAGTGAGATGCATTCACATTGGATTACTTTGTGTTCAAGAAAAGGTTGCTGATAGACCAACAATGGCTTCGGTGGTCCTTATGCTTGATAGCCACTCTTTCGCTCTACCAGTTCCATTGCAACCTGCCTATTTTATGATTACTAGATGTTCATCGGTCTACCAGTTCTCGGAGTTCGGTTGTTTGGAAACAGGATCAAATGAACAGAAAATTGACTCTGCTGATGCATCCACAAACGAGGCTTCAATTAGTAGTTTATATCCTCgttaa
- the LOC106771827 gene encoding putative receptor-like protein kinase At4g00960 — protein sequence MVSETVLFFLSLLGILISEAIAEPDYQYNYTVCYQSGDYAPNATYHTNLNTALSRLTSNTQIDYGSYNSSYGQDSDRVYATGLCRGDVSPHTCVTCLNHSASLLLKHCPHQKEAVGIFDLCMLHYANYSIFDYQDSSFRVYFWWETNVTDWNQYSYVLNKLLLKLREKAASADSFHGSKFAAGNATGPSSETVYAVVQCSPELTVAECDDCLGGAFSEISKYCTNRIGCAIVKLSCNFRYMNSSFSEPTADTLALQLPPQGFASPPSSSPTPSTTSNSSEISYHGKSNRSQPVNAKYVVVPVLVFTGTLIFIFIYLRVRKTRKYFGSEAKVDDEIIQLESSRFDLDAIRVATNNFSDENKLGQGGFGPVYKGTLFSEQVVAVKRLCSNSGQGDIEFKNEVLLMSRLQHRNLVKLLGFCFEREERLLVYEFLPNKSLDNHIFDHIGRARLDWKKRYSIIKGIAYGLLYLHEDSQQRIIHRDLKLSNILLDDDMNPKISDFGFARLFNVDQTQFNASKIAGTFGYMAPEYARHGKLSMKLDVFSFGVIILEIVSGQKNGGFRNEENVEHLLSFAWKNWMKGRTANIIDPTLHNGLRDEIVRCIHIGLLCVQEKAVDRPTMASVVLMLDSHSFALPAPLQPAYFMKNSRLTAIQFSRCSSTETGSSEQKSYYADGSANEASISSLYPR from the exons ATGGTCTCTGAAACAGTGCTCTTTTTCCTGTCCCTTCTTGGTATTCTTATATCTGAAGCTATTGCCGAGCCAGATTACCAATACAATTACACAGTCTGCTACCAAAGTGGAGACTATGCTCCTAATGCCACCTACCACACTAACCTCAACACTGCTCTTTCAAGGCTCACTTCTAACACCCAAATTGATTATGGCTCCTACAACTCCTCCTATGGCCAAGACTCTGATAGAGTCTACGCAACTGGCCTTTGTAGAGGAGATGTTAGCCCACATACTTGCGTTACTTGCCTCAACCATTCTGCCTCCCTTCTCTTAAAGCACTGTCCACATCAGAAGGAAGCTGTGGGAATATTTGATTTATGCATGTTACATTATGCAAATTACTCGATATTTGATTACCAAGACTCTAGTTTCCGCGTTTATTTTTGGTGGGAAACTAATGTAACAGATTGGAATCAGTACAGTTATGTGCTGAACAAGTTGCTGTTAAAACTAAGAGAGAAAGCCGCATCGGCTGACTCCTTTCACGGAAGTAAATTTGCTGCAGGAAATGCAACTGGTCCGAGTTCTGAAACTGTGTACGCCGTTGTTCAGTGCTCACCTGAATTGACCGTGGCAGAGTGCGACGACTGCTTAGGTGGTGCCTTTTCAGAAATATCCAAATATTGTACTAACAGAATAGGTTGCGCAATTGTTAAATTGAGCTGTAATTTCAGATATATGAACTCCAGCTTCTCTGAGCCTACTGCGGATACACTAGCACTACAACTGCCACCACAAGGATTTGCATCTCCTCCTTCATCATCACCTACACCATCCACCACTTCAAACTCTTCCGAGATTTCTTATCATG GAAAGAGCAACAGATCACAACCTGTCAACGCCAAGTACGTTGTTGTGCCAGTTCTTGTCTTTACTGGGAcgctgatttttattttcatctatttAAGAGTCAGGAAgacaagaaaatattttggga GTGAAGCTAAGGTCGATGATGAAATTATACAATTAGAGTCGTCTCGATTTGACCTTGACGCTATCAGAGTCGCTACAAACAACTTCTCTGATGAAAACAAGCTAGGACAAGGAGGATTTGGACCTGTTTACAAG GGCACGCTCTTCAGTGAACAAGTAGTAGCAGTCAAAAGGTTATGTAGCAACTCTGGCCAAGGAGATATTGAGTTCAAGAATGAAGTACTATTAATGTCAAGGCTTCAGCACCGAAATTTAGTTAAGCTCCTTGGTTTCTGTTTTGAAAGAGAAGAACGACTCCTTGTCTATGAGTTTCTTCCCAACAAAAGTCTTGACAACCACATATTTG ATCACATCGGGAGAGCACGTTTGGATTGGAAAAAACGCTACAGTATAATTAAAGGCATTGCTTATGGCCTTCTTTATCTTCATGAGGATTCTCAGCAGAGGATTATTCACCGAGATCTCAAATTGAGCAATATTCTTTTAGATGATGACATGAATCCTAAGATTTCAGATTTTGGTTTTGCAAGGCTTTTTAATGTGGACCAAACTCAGTTTAATGCAAGTAAAATTGCAGGAACCTt TGGATACATGGCACCTGAGTATGCAAGACACGGAAAACTCTCGATGAAGTTAGATGTCTTCAGTTTTGGTGTAATAATACTAGAGATTGTAAGTGGCCAAAAGAATGGTGGATTTCGTAATGAAGAGAATGTGGAGCATCTATTAAGCTTC GCTTGGAAAAACTGGATGAAAGGGAGAACAGCAAATATTATAGATCCCACCTTACATAATGGTTTGAGAGATGAAATAGTGAGATGCATTCACATTGGACTACTTTGTGTTCAAGAAAAGGCTGTTGATAGACCCACAATGGCATCGGTGGTGCTTATGCTTGATAGCCACTCTTTTGCTCTACCAGCTCCATTGCAACCTgcttattttatgaaaaatagtcGCTTAACAGCTATCCAGTTTTCGAGGTGTAGTTCTACGGAAACAGGGTCAAGTGAACAGAAAAGTTACTATGCTGATGGATCAGCTAATGAGGCTTCAATTAGTAGTCTATATCCTCGTTAA
- the LOC106770674 gene encoding cysteine-rich receptor-like protein kinase 29, with protein sequence MAVFVSSRLHSYVCCLLFIVISQASAQPRFLDSFCLIGEGNFTANSTYHTNLNTLLSNLTSNTQIDYGFYNRSYGENSEKVYGIGLCRGDVKTDECRSCINNSTVLLTQLCPNQKEAIAWYDKCMLRYSNRSIVGLMETLPLFYTLELANATNVDQFNQVLDNLVENLTGIAAASGDSRRKYAAGNATATNLETTIYGVAQCTPDLSQQDCNRCLVDAFSRIASSGKISGRVSTPSCNIRYETFRFYDEPSTTADAPAPSL encoded by the coding sequence ATGGCCGTTTTTGTTTCCTCAAGGTTGCATTCCTATGTTTGTTGCCTCCTTTTCATAGTCATATCTCAAGCCAGCGCGCAGCCACGTTTCTTAGATTCCTTCTGTCTCATTGGTGAAGGCAACTTCACAGCCAACAGCACTTATCACACCAACCTCAACACCCTTTTGTCCAATCTCACTTCCAACACACAGATCGACTATGGTTTCTACAACCGCTCCTACGGCGAAAACAGTGAGAAAGTATACGGCATTGGGTTGTGCAGAGGAGATGTTAAAACAGATGAATGCCGCAGCTGCATAAACAATTCAACGGTCCTTCTCACACAGCTCTGTCCAAACCAGAAAGAGGCAATTGCGTGGTATGACAAGTGCATGTTGCGTTACTCAAACCGTTCAATAGTTGGCCTTATGGAAACTTTACCTTTGTTTTATACGTTGGAGTTAGCGAATGCAACAAACGTGGACCAGTTCAATCAAGTGTTGGACAACTTGGTGGAGAATCTAACAGGCATAGCTGCTGCATCAGGTGACTCTCGTCGTAAGTATGCTGCCGGAAATGCAACTGCAACAAATTTAGAAACCACCATATATGGTGTTGCGCAGTGCACTCCTGACTTGTCTCAACAAGACTGCAACCGGTGCTTGGTTGATGCTTTCTCAAGAATCGCAAGCAGCGGCAAGATAAGTGGTAGAGTTTCAACACCAAGTTGTAATATTAGATATGAAACCTTTCGCTTCTATGATGAACCTTCTACCACCGCAGATGCACCAGCACCGTCACTATGA